The Pectobacterium parmentieri genome segment ATGCCGCAAGCCGCAAAGGCCAGATCACATCAATGCACACTCAGGCAGGGAGTGGATCTGGAGACTTTAAAGATAAAGAACGCTGGGATTTGAATGGACGCATTTTGATTGGTTTGGATGGAGAACGAGCGCTTTCCAACGGAAATCGTGCCGGATTTAAGGTGCAACCTTTGGCTAATATGTCCGGTTCCATGGGGCTTGATGATGCCGTCTTCTATTTTGGTAAAGATAATAAGTGGAACTTCAAGATTGGCCGATATGAAGCCTACGATATGTTCCCACTTAACCAGGATACCTTCGTTGAACACTCAGGAAATAGCGCCAACGACTTATATGCAGACGGATTCGGTTACGTCTATATGATGAAAGAGGGTCGGGGGAGAAGTAATAACGGAGGAGCCATGAATTTGAGCAGTACCTACAATGATTGGTACTTCGAAGTGAATACATTAGTTGAAAATGGCAGTAAGGTGTTCAAAGATGAAAAATATCATGGCCGCAAATTGGATAACCGCAAAAATGTGGTCTATGTCCGTCCGGTAGTCGCTTGGAAAAAAGATAACCTCACCATTGCGGGTGCTATGGATGCTAACGTCATCCGTAATGCCTACGGTTACCAAAATACAGATGGGAAATTTGAAGACCAATCTCGTCGAACCGGCTATGGTCTCAATTTGAATTGGGATAACTTGAAAGATAATAGTGAAAACGGCATCGTCGCTAATTTAAGCACGGCATATTTAGATGCCAAGAATGAAAGTGACTTTTCTGTTGGCGGTAACGTATTATGGCGTAAGTTACAGGTTGGTTATATTTATGCACGCAATGATATTAAATACTACCAACGTAATAATAACTCAGACCAGGACAAAGCGTTACGCCCCGGGAAATACGACATCCACACCGTATTTACATCTTATGAATTACCTAACATCTTAGAGATGGATAATTTTAAAACTTACCTTGGCGCGTACTATTCTTACATAAACGGCCACGGAGACATGACATCAGTTGATAGCAGTGATAAAGATCGCTATGGCGCGCGCATTCGTTTTAAATATCTATTTTAAAATTGACAGAATGTTCAATTCGCGTTGTTAAATAAATGAACATTTGTCAGGTGTTACTGATGAATTTTTATGCTCGGCTTTATTGAATTATTAATTTTTAATATACAACAAAGCCGCGCCCTCCTTCCCTCAGACAATCCGAACACAGCGCAAAGTTGAAGATATGACTCTCCTCAGGCTGATGTGGTTATCGGCTTAATAAAAAAACCGCTTTCCATTATGCATACATATTCACCCTAATTAAGAAGGCCAGTCAGGATAGACGCAGAAAACTCAATACACGGTTGTACAAAAAACGCAATGTTGTGGAGCGCTGCTTTGCGGGATTAAAAGAAAATCGTCGCATCGCTACACGCTCAAAAAAAACAGCAAGAAATTATCTGAGTATGCTTAAACTGGGGGCGAGCCGGTTATTTTTGAAAAGGCTGTTAAGTTAAGGGACACAGCCTAGGTTTATCCGAGCGTTGAACATCCGCCCCCTTTGCTATTACAGGCAACGCGACCATAGCCGCGGGTAATAACACGCCAGCCATAGTTCAGCAG includes the following:
- a CDS encoding carbohydrate porin; translated protein: MRIKKTSLAIGILLSALPLFVNAESSLSSIEARLNSLEKRAIDAETRAASAEQKAARLEQLITNKNTPLKNTNSVNIEQRIATLEKHSDQAQANATLANEKVNQLEKRQNVAEKSNSFVGNNSNWGKLKLYGDVEFNIDAASRKGQITSMHTQAGSGSGDFKDKERWDLNGRILIGLDGERALSNGNRAGFKVQPLANMSGSMGLDDAVFYFGKDNKWNFKIGRYEAYDMFPLNQDTFVEHSGNSANDLYADGFGYVYMMKEGRGRSNNGGAMNLSSTYNDWYFEVNTLVENGSKVFKDEKYHGRKLDNRKNVVYVRPVVAWKKDNLTIAGAMDANVIRNAYGYQNTDGKFEDQSRRTGYGLNLNWDNLKDNSENGIVANLSTAYLDAKNESDFSVGGNVLWRKLQVGYIYARNDIKYYQRNNNSDQDKALRPGKYDIHTVFTSYELPNILEMDNFKTYLGAYYSYINGHGDMTSVDSSDKDRYGARIRFKYLF